A window of Magallana gigas chromosome 8, xbMagGiga1.1, whole genome shotgun sequence genomic DNA:
ATAACCATTAATACAATTAATTCAATTGCGATCAGACTGATGAACTTTGACCTGCTCATTTCTAAGGATCTTACTAGGATTTAAGGCCTCGGGATCACAAAGTTAAGAGATAATCTTTAAACATATTGTTATAAACAATTGTTCAATAGAAAACTGTCACTGAACTTTGCTAAATCAAATAGATATTATCTGCATTCATGGATTTCAGCtcattaatgatataattattttataagttCTAAGACTGAAATTTTGACATCTATTTAGATATGATTCATGATCCCATTCATGCATTCCCATAATGATTCAGATTATAATATGTTAACAATGCCTTTACCAAATGGAGAAATGTAATTCAATCCCCTGTAAATTACATTAGTGTACCACTTAATCAATTAAGCTGCATGTAGACTTGGAATATCTGTTATGGTTACCCATCTTTTATTGGCTTCTACAATAATtgtattttgcaaaattaattaCATGCACCAGTTATCATTCTATTTTTGACATTGATATGGCTGTAAActttatgaccttgaccttttgaCCTAAGTTTGTAAAAATGAATGCCCAATTAATAGTTTGCATTGAGGCTCAGGTGTGGATCTTGAGAGGCAGGATATTTCACATagtaatttaccaaaaaaataggCATTggaaccccctccccctcctgGCGAACACAATAATCCCTTGGTACTCTACCCCAGAAAAATGCTCTAGATCGGCGATTGGCACCATTGGTTGCCAAAGGAAAAATTCTAGTGTatgtcaatgaaatattttttggtcaACCATTATCAAAATTTGCATTTGTATAAGTCAAACTAATCTAGAAAACCCAAGagggtttgaaaaaaaaaaccacaaggtaaaaaaaccaaaatattttatttcgtaGTCATCTACACCTTTTTAGGAATTTGAACGCATCCAATGAAACGATAAGCCCAAGGACCGACGCGATGACCACTGAACCGGCAAGTCCAATATACCGTGACGATATCCGGATATCCTCGGCTGACGTTTTGCTCCGCTTGAATGACGACAACGTCGTTTTGTCGATCAGCAGTTGTTCTTTGATGTCATCGATGCTGGTTACGACGGGCGTCTCGTTGTCACGACAAATACAACAGCTTGCTACAGGTGTAGACGCACTAGAGAAATACTCGCTAGGAGTCGTCTCAGCGCTGGACGAGAAAGAAGCTGAAATAATAGGAAAGACAATAGTCATGATTTCTGTTGATAAGACGCATAATTACTGGCATACACGTATTGCTTATAAATAATTACTCTAAAAAGATAAATTGGCGTTGTACTATGACTGCTTGTAAGTTTTAGAGTAGTTCTAGAAAAAGGACAATTATTCTTTCTTGTAACGGACTATTTAATTGCATGTGCTGTTGGTgttgtttctttctttcttcctttctttttgaGGCGgggtcatttttattttttttatttttttttttgggggggggggtggtcaaAGAGACATGAATCTTACATCAaatccgatttttaaaaaaaatggaaattgaCCATCCCCGGTAACGCCGTTGACTTACAAGCATCAAAAAGATCAATCTGGCATACGATATTCAGCTTGACACTGCAGTTCTCGTCAATGAATTTATAGGACCTCTCCTTTTGGTACCATACCTTCACACAGTTTACATTGGTGTCGGAAACCGGACTTCCTGGGAagaacaaattttaaacatcgAATGAGATTATGAGTTAATTAAGCTGCTTAATCAAAATTAGAcaattaaaaaacacaaaatgtaCATAGGCGTCGAAAccggggaaggggggggggggagagagggTTAGGGGGGCTTAGTCCTTTTTGCAAAGtcagacctaaccattagacacatagctccccccccccctctttttctcgcagcaaacataattgttcctaaatttaccttaaaaggaatgaaatattaatagtaatATTGAAAATGAGAAACTATACTAGCCCCTTATAGATAAACTATGATTTCACTAAAATCAAACATACAGTATACTTGGTAGTTGAATAAACAGTGACACAGAAGCTGCTTGAATATAGGCTTTATTTTGGAATGTGTATATACGTAATAGGTGCGGGTAAAATGAGATATGAACAACGGTCAATTTTATCAGGAAATAAGGGGAAAATAATACTaagttattttcaaaaatatatctattttggttttgtttgattgggtttttatttatatatcaatttaaagaaataaaaatgattttggagatgaaaaagaaatcattcaTTCGCATGTTTTCATGTCAAATTAATTGAATACAGTTAATACTTTTTTGCTTTAATATGTTAGCTAAACAGCATGAGGCTAAATGGCTCAACTGGTACCAACCCTGTCTGATGTTGGTTGCTGGCCAATATTTTATAGATACAACTTAAGGGGTATGGATAAAACATCTAAAAACTTAATCGTACGAAAAAAAGACATTACAGACATCATGGCCAACAATCAATAAATACCGGTACAGGTATCTCACACGGCGCCTGGCgttattttgttctttttttaataaattaagtaaccaaaaataaaataataacgaatgatttcaatattcattagttttatatgacataaaatggTCTGGGATAGTGTATgccttttcaataaacaaatctgcggtttcatttcttaaattattcgatCCCTGTGCTTCAATAACAAATcattaaaggaaaaaatataatagcATGTGCCACCTACCTGTCAACCAGAGCCCACTTACCCGTGTACCAGAGCCCACCTACTTGTGTACCAGGGCCCACCTATAGCTACCTGTGTACCAGAGCCCACTTACCTGTGTACCAGAGCCCACCATCCTATGTACCAAAGCCCACCTACCTGTTTACTAGAGCCCACCTACCTGTGTACCAGAGCCCACCTACCTGTTTACTAAGGCCCACCTACCTGTGTACCAGAGCCCACCTACCTGTTTCCTAGTGCCCTAGCTACCTGTGTACCAGGGCCCACCTGATTGTGCACCAGGGCCAACCCAACTGTGTACAAGAACCCACCTACCTGTGTACCAGAGCCCATATAACTGTTTACCAGGGTTCGCCTTTCTGTGTACCAGGGCCAACCTATCTGTATACCAGGGCCAACCTATCTGTATAACAGAGCCCACCTTGTCGTGTACCAGAGCCCACCTACTCGTGTACCAGAGCCCACCTACCTGTGTACTAGAGCCCACTTACCTGTGTACCAGGTCCCACCTATCTGTGTACCAAAGCACACCTACCTGTGTATTAGAGCCCACCTACGTGTACATACTAGAGCCCATCTTCCTATGAACTAGAGCCCATTTACATGTGTACCAGAGCAAACCTACCTTTGTTCTAGAGCCCACACCTACCCATGTGCTAAAGCCCACTTACCAGTATCAGAGCCCACCTTACTGTGTTTTAGAGCCTACCTACCTGTGTACCAGGGCCCACCTACCTGAGTTCCATGGGTTGTTTCTGTAGTCACTGAGGACTAAGGGGTCGCCGTCATTAAATAGAAAGATCCCTTCATCATCACGATCGTCCAGTCCTATCCACGCGTACTCTCCTGTTAAAACTCTGACGAATTGTGTGAGGTTTATTATTAATCAGGGAATTTGGGAATCACCAAAATGTAAGATTTTGTTAAAGTTtctaaaaaaacatatttaaacattaaagtgTGGATTTTTTGTGTTAATTcctactttttctttttttctctctttttggAGTTTctgtttttgatttttgttcatcatttatttaattttgaagaaagaATATTCTAACACCATAAAAAACTCACTTTGTTGCCACTGCTTTAATTTCTTGGTCTGTTTTGGGCATCGCCATGGTTGCTCTGGGGTCTTCTTCCAAACACAATTTTGCGCCATTATTGTATTTAGAGGTGTCGTTCAGTGTTTTGAAGCAAATCTCGTTCTGAACAGAAATAGGGGCAGGAGCCCAACCTTGGGGGCAGTCGTCGGCTGATAGAGAGAAAAACAAGAGGCGCataggccacatcgctcacctgaacaacagttcttgtatatctTTCTATTTCGAAATTTTAGATATGAAACTCTTTAAGAATATTGCAAAAATGTCCTCTTATGTTACAAGATTATTACAGAACATAAAACAATAGATAACTACTTTTTAACTATAACTATCCTAAGATGCATCAACTGACAAGTCTTCATATCATAGGCATGAACgtaataaagatttaaaaaaaaactgtcataTCAACTTCAAATAATTTTAGACCCTATGAGGATGCTAACGTAGCAAGATAAGCAAACGTAGCAATGATTTCTTGGGAAGGGCTTTTGAAAATGTTTcctataaacataaatattttgaacatttgaaaccctcttggggccccagtattggtctgagggtcacggTTTTAACAAtgtagaatctacactatctaaggatgcttGCGGAATGTGTGTACACATTGTAGctattgagaagaagatttttaaacattttacctataatttgaattttgaaatttgaacctCTCTTGGGGCCTTTATATTAGCCCGTGggtcacaattttgaattttgtagttGAAGTTGTAATATTGTAGCTCTTCAAAGGAggattattaaaacattttccataataCGTTTCTGTATtcaggtctaggcaacctccgtttttggaggatagctcAATTTCAAGCTGGCTGTTGATTTTTACCATATATGGAAAGTCACTTTGCATTGTGGGTGAAATTATCCTccatttttggaggatagcatGGGTATATTTCAAAGGCTTCGTGCATATCTTTAATGAGAAAATGCAAGCACCAGACCATATGGGAATTAAAGTTAAGGGAATAAACTAATGATTGTATGCGGCGATTTGAAATTCTATGTATAGTATTTTCACAATATGCTTTGAAAGTGTGTACTTCCTGTGTTCAGTTTTACAAATGACATAGactatttacatgtttcatttaataaaaatcacaaaatagtgATGTTTATTactcattaaaacattaatgagtTCATTCACGTTTAGAGACACACAATAGATATCTTGATctgctatattgtacatgtacaaagtaaatgtttgcatataccTTAGGAACTTTGTAGCTCTTATTCTAATTAATTCACATGTTATtaagtatcatttaaatttaatcccttcacacaaaaagacattgttaaattttattaatcaaaatgataccatttatagatatcaattatccagaatattgaaaaaaaatgtgagagTCTTCACATAaggtatttttctttaaaatcagccctgcaattatttaaacttaaatatttattaaatattatcaataattataattatcaatagctaaataaggtgatatttttatagtataataattatattttattcatagttaactccctttgtaaaaacagagttaattgcccttcatctgaaaagatccaccagggggcgcatacatctatcctccaaaaacggaggatAAAATCTAccctccaaaaacggaggttgcctagacctggTATTCATCTTTGAACCCCTCAGGACCCCGGTATTAGCCTGGGGGTCACGACTTTAACAAATTAAAGTTTTCACTACATGTGTCTTAGGATGCTTACAtagttttttttccacaaattgtAGCACTGTCGTTTCTGGAGACTTTTTAACTATTCCCCAATTTATATCTttctgttaaactttgaacttCTCATGGGGCCCAAGTGTTGGTCCGGGGAATCTATACACTACTGCACTACTTGAGGGTGCTGGCATACTTGTAATATTTCTACATTAAAATCTGAACAAACATTTATCTTTAGGACATAGTTTAAATTcggggtaattttttttttacc
This region includes:
- the LOC105346602 gene encoding aggrecan core protein, yielding MNNMKTKKWTIVLSVFGAFFRFCNAGAKGTVSYADDCPQGWAPAPISVQNEICFKTLNDTSKYNNGAKLCLEEDPRATMAMPKTDQEIKAVATKVLTGEYAWIGLDDRDDEGIFLFNDGDPLVLSDYRNNPWNSGSPVSDTNVNCVKVWYQKERSYKFIDENCSVKLNIVCQIDLFDASSFSSSAETTPSEYFSSASTPVASCCICRDNETPVVTSIDDIKEQLLIDKTTLSSFKRSKTSAEDIRISSRYIGLAGSVVIASVLGLIVSLDAFKFLKRCR